TTTTGGTGTTCGTATTGGCAAGGATTCAGACTGGTCAAGCAACAAACAATTGTTCCAATGTGTTCAGTTCATTGGAGGGGATGGTGGGGATGTTGGGTTTCACATGTTTCGGAGTGAGAATGATGCTAAGAGGATGACAGGGCCAAGAGAGACAATCCGGATTCCAAATGTTGAGCTTTTGAGAGTGACATATGAATCGGAGTCGTTGATGTTTCCTTCTTATCGGAGAATGATCAAGTCTTTGTCGTTGGAAGTTTCGGGGAGTGACAGATTTCCTGTAATTGATGTTGCTCGTTGCACATCTTCGGGTGAGCTTGTGTTTCGGAATCCAACTCTTGAAGAGCTTAGGTTTCTGTATGCATTCATGAGAGCCATATCTCTAGTGCACCCCCTGCTTCAGGTAGATAATGAAGGTGGCTCAAAGTGGTCAAGGTTGATCTGTTTCGATCCATTTATTGAGACAGTGGATGTTCAGTGGCCTCAAGAAATGGTCAAAGGTTACGACCTTGTTGCAGTTACTGTTACACATCCACCAGGTCAGGCTTATGTGGAAAAGACAAGCTCAACACCTACCAAGTACGCAGAACCCCCGAAGGAAGAGTTCTTTGTTGATgtcaaaataacctcaaatggTGGCTTGAAACAATGTGCAAGGTGTGAGAGAGAAGTTCAAGGAGAACAGTCTCTTTGCTGTGGGCGGTGTCGAGCAGTGGTCTACTGTGGTTCTCAATGTCAGAAGCAGCACTGGAAAGAAACACATAAAAGCATGTGTGGGGTTTACAAGGCTATGatggaaagagaagaagaactgGCAATGAAAATTTTTGTGTTCCCCTGCTTTGCTGACCAGCCTTGCAAATGGCTTGAATTGTTTGGAATCCATCAGAAAGGCATGTGGAGGAGAAACTGTAGTTGCTATTCTCACTGTCCATTTGGTCTCCTTCCTATTAAAGGCGGGTTGTGGGATTCGTGGGGTGGGCTAGACAATGGAGAATTCCCTAGTGATTCACCATTTCACGATCATATAAGAGATGGGATCTCAAGCCCACTCCTGCTTTCTGCTTGGTCAGAGTATTATAACCTGCGGTCATTGCCATTGTCAAGCCCTGTAGCTGACATTCTTTCCCACCCATTGACAGTCTACTACATTTTAACAGCCCTCAGTATCAGTTCAAAGAACCTTTTACTTAAAGGGAAGGAGGTTATTATTCATTACCTTGGACCTGAAGGAGAGTTGGATTGGATGCCAGCCTTTGCCGAAATAGGTCATTTGCTGAACGGATGGGGCAATATGCAAATAGTGATGGTGGGACCTGAAGTTCCAACCAATCTGTCAGGTACAACTTCAGGAATAAGTAGCAGAGTGAGGGTGAATCTTGTGAGGGGTGTTTATCAGGATGAAGCCGCCTATTTGCCATCTCCCCACATTATAATTGCACTCAACTGTAGATTGGATAGCTATGCAAGCTGGGGAGGAGCTCTTGATTTGATCAAATCCATCGACGCTCCAGCCTTCTTCACGGATCAGTCTGAAATTTCATTGGCAAATGCCAAGCAGATTCTTCGTGGTGCTGGATTGCATATCACTCATCCGGTGACACCAAATCCATTTCGCTCTCCTGTGAGGACTAATGGAGCATCTAGCAATCTCCCTTCGTATAGCAACGGTTTTGTGCTTGGGGTAAATACATGATTTTAAAATATGGAATCATAATTAAGCTTTCCTACCATAATTAAGCTTTCTTGGTGATGGCTTCAGTTCATGGTGATTCTCAATGAGATATTATTATAAAGCAGATTTTCTTTCAAgtgtttttttaacttttactGGTTCTACTGCAAGTAAGCTTTcttttatcatttctttttATGATTTACCTTCACTCTCATGAAGCCACACTGTGGTGTTGTCTGTAGGAAAATGTTGCTTGTTTTGTACTCAATATATAAAAAGCTTTGTTTAGTGAGCCAATGTGACCGTTCTCGGATCTGATAAATTTTGTGCTGAAATATCATCTTCGCTTGCAGAGATGAAATTTTCTTGTTACATTTTCTGACTATGCAATTAACCATCAACTCTTTTAATGAGCATCATTTCCTCTAATGGCACTTGACCCTATCTTGCTACAAAGACCAGAGGAACACAATAACAAGCAAAGATGAAGAGTTGGTAACTTCAATAATTCTCCACACCACCTCTAGTTTGTAGAACTTCTATGGACATACCAGCCATCAAACTTGCAGAGATATGCACATTAcagaaaccctaacaaccaTTGTCAGTCTTTGCTCCAAGATAAACGCCTTGTCATCCCACTGAACGTGTGAATTCAGTGGCAatccaggaaaaaaagaaaaaaacaacccCAAGTCCCTAACACTAATTTCTCCCCCTAAATAGTGAGTGCAATTAATTAAGAGCTGCCAGTTGCAAGTTGCAGGAGTTCAACAGCCGCTCTTAATCTTCTCTCAGTATTGTCTCTTGCAGCTACACCTCTAGCTTTCCTGATAAGGTAGTGTCATAGTGATTTTAGTCATGCTAGTTATGATTATAATATGTAAATCACCAAAGCTCTTACTGGATTCAAACCAAGTGCAACAGCAAAAACTGAACAATGCATAGAACCAAAATCTGACCTCTTTTCAATGTTTGCTTTCCTCGTTAATTCATCAACAAGACTATGAAGCCTTTTCAACAGAGATGGAGACTTGCGCAAAGCTTCAACCCCTTTGTGATTTGAACATATCTTCTTCAGAATCTCATGAGCAATGAAATATGCATCCTTATTCCTGAAAGATGGAACGGAACATTCTTAACGTAATTCTCAACGCGAAATtaaggaaaaaggaagaaaacgaAAAAACAAGGAACCTGAGAAACTCCCAAAGAATTATTTCTACCGATCCCCGACTGTCAATTAGAACTTCAGTCAGATGAGTAAACCGGGCAAGGTTTCTTAGAGTTGAAAGGGCATGCTTGAGAACTTCCTGGTCAGGTATACTTCGACTTACTGACCGAATAAGCTTCAGTAAAGTCTCAACTGCCCCTGCAGCCACGAGCTCCTCACAGCACTTCTCTGAATACCCTGTCGTCATGTCTGCAAGGGAAACCTTGTGATGAGTATATGCACGCAAAACCTATATTTTAGGATATCGTTGTTCAATAATAAAACAGAAGTATCCATGAGAGAAATTATGGATCATTCAGGGGCATAACATTTTTCCACAGGGTTACTCAATTAGACCCTAAGTACATTGTGGGATGGGAATTTTCTCAAGAAAGCCCGTGTGGGCATTGTGAAGAACAAATTTAAGGTAGACAAATCAAAAGTTAATAGAGCATCATGTTCCAGAAAGTGAACCCCATAACAATTATTCTTACCCAAAGTTGTACAAATGTGAAGAACGCCACTGACGCTTTTTATGCTCTGTAGTTCCTTAAGTGCATGGATGAGCCTGTTAATTATGCGCATGCTGTCATCAACATTTATAGCAGACTTTTGCACTCTCAAGCGCAAATCCAGTAGATGCCTGCTTGATTCCTTTCGTGCCAAGTAACCCCTCCAATATGACTGTcagaattttcaaaacttaGAAAACAGCAAATATTATGCAAAAGCACTAAAAGGTAGAGAAGGATTAAAATGGTGAAATAAGCTTAGATCCAGATGATAATGTGTTCACAGTCCCCCCTCAGCAATTATCCAACTAGTGACTATGATTTTCCTATGCTTTAACTGAACTTTCGACCACAAATGGGAATCGCAAAAGTCCATCACTTTCAATCTTCTTATTTGTAAGTGTTAACAGAGGTGTACCAGTGTTTCTAGTGCACCTAGGAAGACACAAACTCTGGCCGTGACACAATTTTGCAATATTCCAGCAAGGCCTCAGTTAGATATTCTATAGAGTATAGGCAGCGCTTCTCACAATCACATTCAACAAACATCAATTTTTTTCGTAAAGTGCTACTAACCATTAACCATAAGATAAAATTTGATCATTGTAAGTGGCAGCAGACATGTGTCTGATCCCAACATTCCATATCTTACTACAATAATAAAAACTAGTTAGAGATAGCAGACATCTTACTTGGATGATAACAACATGGAGCCTTCTTCGGTTGAACTTTTGCCTGGTAATCCAACCTCGAAAATGAGACTGAATAATAACAGCCGACTGCAGTTTAAGCAACAAAACAGCTTTCATTCGGTTGAAGTTTTGCCTGCTAATCCAACCTCGAAAATGAGACTGAATAATAACAGCCGACTGCAGTTTAAGCAACAAAATAGCTTTcctttggttgaacttttgcctGGTTATCCAACCTCGAAAATGAGACTGAATAATAACAGCTGACTGCAGTTTAAGCAACAAAACAGCTTTCCACCACCTTTGAAGTTTTAAAACTGAACATAGTACTGCTTTTATTGCAGAACTCTGATAGAAAACTCTGCTTTTATTGTACTGGAGCTTACGATGAGAAGGGGTAGCCACCCAAAAAGAAGAAGCCCCTACATCAAACAAGAAAAGGACATATAGCTTTCAAACTTTCTGGGAAAAAACGGATATAGATATCTATAATTTTAGGAATGCATaactcaaattgcaaaaaaaaaaaaaaaaaaaaaacacttgggGTGAGAACAtgacaaaaaaacaaacaagcacTAAAAAATTATGACTACCTAAGAGCCTCTTTCGAGTAATATGCCCCCTCACAAACTGCTGAATTCTAATGGCAGCTTGTTGGTGAGATCGAAATATCTGCCAGCACCTAAGGCGTCGAATGTTGCTTTGAATCTTTATTGCAGCTTCTCTTTGCAATAAAAACTCTCTCCTTATCAACCGGCTACGCCAGCATCTCTGAAGTCATTTGAATAAAGTACAAAATTAAAAGATTACAGGTGAAACGAAAGAAGTAAAAGTGAGTACTAACGGATGCAAAAACTACAACATCTTCATAAAGTAGCTACAACCAGTAATAACTCAAAACGAATAAATAAGCCATTATTCAAATTAGTCATGCAATGTAAGATAACCAGAATAATATGGCATTGTGCTACAATTCCTATCTCCTAAAATGCTTTTACTTTTCACAACCAACATTCTAGATAAAGTCATGTAATGGAGTTTGGTTCGGTAACAAAAGGAagaaaccatttaaattttgtgCAAGTCTGTATCCAGATAACCAGATTGAAATTGCAAGGATTAAAGGATGAAAACAAGTAAATATGTCAATCAGAAAAGTAAAATTTTACTTGAATTATAGAAACGAGATACATATTTCTCTGAGCAACCCTCCGTGCACTCCATCCACGTATGTGGGACTGAATAACGATGACTGAGTTGCTTGCATTTTTGTGTAGTTGGTAAGCCCTCCAACATCTAAAGCCTCTAAAAGCGCTTTGAATTTTGACTATGGAAAACTCTCGAGTAAGAAATCTCCTTCTCCACAGCCAACCCcgaaaatgactttgaattttagTTGCTGCGTGCTGATAGTTAAGAGACTTGTGGTCAATGTGATTTTTCCAAAGATACATATTTCTCCGAGCATCCCTCCGTGCACTCCATCCACGTATGTGGGACTGAATAACAACGACTGAGTTGcttgcatttttgtgttgttGGTAAGCCCTCCAACCTCTTAAGCCTCGAAAAGCACTTTGAATTTTGACTATGGAAAACTCTCGGCCTTGGGTAAGAAATCTCCTTCTCCACAGCCAGCCCcgaaaatgactttgaattttagTTGCTGCAAGGTGCCGATAGTTAAGAGACTTGTGGTAAATGTGATACTTCCAAAAATTCTGAATTTTAACTGCTGCTCCAATCTCAAGATCACTTGGAACCTTTGGTTGGCGCATAAGTGAAACTTGCTCTACCCGAGAGGCCACCCCAACATGTATAGACCTTGATGCCAGACCATGAATATATTTCTGAGTAGCATTGCCAGCATTAACTGGGTCAGCAGAAGATACATTGTAGGTTATAGTACTTCTGGCCCCATGTGTTCGGGATATCCAAATCCTAGCTGCTCTCTGGATTACCAACACCGATCTTTTTAACTCAACAAAAGAACGTCTGTCCACAATGTATTGGACATATCTTCCAAATGTTTCTGGAAATTTCCCCCTTTCTGCATGGGCAATGAAACAGTCAGACAGACGAGCCAAATCAGTGACCTGTTAAATTTGCACAAAAGGCTTATAAAGTTATAATTGAACTACTGGAGAAGAAAAGTACCACATGAAAACTCCTGAACACTAAAGGCTCTGATCTTGTTACAGAAGGCTTTCTGCTTCACCATTAAACATGCCCGGAAAACAGTTTGAAGATAATAAACTGCACTCATTGTCTTCAAAAACTTCCGACGTACTGTTAATTGCCTAAACATCGACTGTATGGTTTTTGCTGCATTTTCTGGAAGCATTTTGCCATGATTTCTAGGTTAGGAAAAGGTTATTGACCAGAATATTGTCAACAAATGATTAAGCAAGAAAAGAACATAAGTTCACAAGTCTTTAACACGAAGATTCCAAGCCATGGAAATAAATGAGCCAGCTAAGAATAAATACTTGAGTGGCAACACAAGAGTAACCCCACTCCAAAAACCCAGCCCCTGCCTAACTTACGATTACGCCAAATTAATAGAACAAACCAATTCCACTGACTTGCTCATAGATAATCTATAAGCACAAGATGATTCCATTAGTAGATGATATGTCATATTATATTAATAAACCGATAATTGCAACAACTATAAAAATCTAGACATGAAGGATCTTCGATAGTATCGACAAAAGCAATAACCTCTTTGAATTATGTCAGCTACACTTTTTCTGTTTGAGGACTGCAAAACAGAAACAGCAGGTTTTACAACACATTTGTAGTTCTGGTCAGCCATATCTTGCCACCAAGCCTGAATTGCTTTAAACCTTCTAGCAGCATCTGTCAATGGAGatcagaaaggaaaaaaattgacaaCTCAAGCTTTTTTCCAACTTATAAAAGCAATTATCACACGTCCATTTCCCAATGACTTTTGATTATAAATGTGAACTCAAATAACAAAACCCAGCTCTTGAGATGATAAAAACAGAAAAGTTTTGCAGCAATATAGTAGAGGTTGACCAATAAtctgtttcaagtttcaactgaAACTTTACTGATGCCATAGCTCGGAAAGTAGAATATAAATTTATCTGATTACTTTAACCTTTAGCATTTTAATAAGAGGTTTCCACTTAGAGAAATGAACCTATGCCCTTTGAGGAATTTCAACTACATGTGAAGCTGAAATATAGGTTTGGCCAAAACACGATAACTTAAGAACTGACACTAAAAGACAATGAGAACCTTCACTGCTGAACCCATCTGTATTTTCTTGCTCTACTCTTGGTTCAGAATTCACAAACCACCTTCCAGTGCTTAAATGTTTCCTACTATCTGGACTTTGACAATCACAGCCCAGCAATTTGTGAAAATTCAGCTGCTCCTGGGAGATATTAAAGTTTTTGAGAAAACTTCTTAACAATGACCAAACCATTTATGAACTAGCATGGTGCTTTTAACTTCTTCGTTCTTTCTTTGGACAAGtgataaatatattaaaacGAACAAAGAAGAAGGAATATCAGCATTACCACACTTTTCTTTACAATCAGTTGGGATGCAAGGAACACCAAAAGAAGTACAATACTCCGATCACTGACAGCACCATTATGTTCAAGTAAGTCACTGATTTGCATAACCTGTAAGAAAACTCTGATCATTGCATAACATTTTACCTCATTGTGCTAAATACTGTAAATTGACGCACTCAAAACATATTTATGTTTGTCTATACAGTTATGAATGATCTTTTATTCAGCTAACCAGTATGCCCAACCTAATAGCATCCTAATGTTAAGGTTTGCTTTCAGAACTGTCCTTCCCAAGGGGAGAAcaaatcttttttatttaatgcatttcCATTTAAGGCATAATATGCCTCGAAGTAAAATTCAAGGATCTATTATTGGTAGCATCTCAAGCTTAACAGTAAGCATAGACATCAACAAGCCTTTACCTCTGGGAAATTGCCTGACAATGAAGCCAGTTTCTGTGATAACATATAATTGTGTACTGCATCTGTATAATCAGCATCCGACATAATGGATTTTTCACCTTTCATATCATAAGTATCCTATGGACAAATATAAACAGTATGAGTCAAGGGAAGAAGGATGCGCAGAAGTAAAATACTAGCAAAATGGGAAGGGAAAGAAGAATATTTAACCTTAAGAGAACAGGAACAAAAGAGTTCCTTACGGAAGTAAAAGTCAAGCAAGCACCATATGGCCTTTCCATCAACTAACGAAGAAAAGTTGTCAATTTTGAAATCGTATTTTTCACAAATGGCCTGCAAAAGCAATGAAGCACAGTGgcttatgtaaatatatatgtcCGAAAATCAATACGATGATGACACATGAGATCCAACAAATggatttaaaaaagaaagagaaagcacTGAAGGCATACTAAAAAAACATCACGCACAAAGATGCACATGAAGTGTACAAAATGGTAAGCATTGAGTGACTCATAATTTCCTCAATAACATGTAAACCTCAGGAACATATGACATTATGACCAGTAATATGATAGCCCTTGATTGTCAAAGCAAAAGGAGAAAACGAAAAGGATTTCAAAGACAATACACGAAAATACAACAAAACTTTAGAAGTAGAGCAAATACCCTGATCCAGTTCAAAAGCATGTCTAAAGAGGTAGAACTGCTGCTATCCAAAGGATCCTATGCAACACAAAAGGATAAAAAAATACCTCAAATGCAACTGCAGCtctgaaaataatatataaacaaaCGGAAAAGGCAAGAAATAACACCAAAAAATAGATAAATCTCACCATCCTCCTTTTGATTAGAGGCCGAATTTTTCTACGACTTAAGAGGTAGAATTATATCACCTAGTCGAATGTATATCATACATAATGTATTGAATTTGACATAATAAGTGAGACGAATCACATGTCTTTGAAAACATACCACATTAAATccttgaattttcaaaatttccTCGGCTAAGATTGTCTTGTTGATCAGAAGTGGCAGCTGTAGGTTCAATGAAAAGTAAAAGCATACGTAATAGCATCAGTGGAATGAACAGAAACAGTCAGTTAGTCAGTCATGAATCATACAATACTAAGGGCATGAAATATGGATTAAAGATAAGAAACCAACTCACCTGCAAGTGAACAAAAACATTCCAAAGCAAGGATAATGTGAGCTCCTTGTCTCCATTGACAATATCCTCTGCCATAATCATTACTCCATCCTCATCAAATATTGTAGCACCAACCTGCTTTAAACATTGAAGTGCAATTCCACAATTTGCCAAATTCTTCTTACGAGAATCCGAGGGAACCACCAGTTTCTGCTCAATCATACAACAATATACAATCTCAAACTGACTTCTAAAATCTTCTAAAGTGAAGAACACCACTAATCacattattattaaaaataaatgaacttAAAACCTAACTGGAAAAATAGACTGATCATGTAGCAAGAGTTGAATGGCTCTACAAAGCCGTATGCCATCTTGGAGATCAACAAATAAATCTGTCACTGTGAAGTCATACTCGACAAGGGGGCACTGAACCATATGAATATGATGTTAAATTAGTACGTTATTTAGATTACTGCGCCTATAGTATATATTGATCACACCTCATTATGAAAGCATGTATACCAATAATCACAATACCTATGTTGAACCACATACCTGTTCATGGGATACTTCATACCCTATGATCACTAGATGTGCAAGAAGATTACCTTCTCCATGCATTACGTCTGAAGATAAAAGGTCTGTTACCCATCAAATATGAAATGTTAATTTGCTGTTAAAAGAGGAGTACGGTTGTGAAATATTTGTTACAACACTGCAAAAAGGAATGAGCAAACAATTACCGTGAATCACTTGACAACTTGATTTAATACCAGATTGCAATGTAAATAGAAGAGGCGAACCCCCATCCACTCCATCAATTCCGAACTTGACAGGAAGACTGCTCTGGCATTTAGCTCTATCAAGTGTGAGAACCAGCATCAGAATCCTCTTCAATATGATATCCCCCAAAATTTCGTAGTAACCTGGTCTATATAGACCCTCAACCTTTTTGTTATAGGCATAAGCTTTTGCCAGTCCTGAATGTGAGAAAAGCTGCCTTTCGATTATCATTTTCAAGAATGTAATAGCTTCATCAGATTTATCATCTCCATCAATCAACAAGGACGCACCACCAAAGATTATATACAACCCTATCCGGAGCCATATAGGATTATAAGACATGAGGATCTTAGTGGCTTTCTCCTTCATTCCAAAGTCTGTTACAATGGGGCAATGTGACTTCATTTTCAACCTTCCCTCATCAATGTTCTGAGTCAAAAATGGAAATAGTGATTATTAACATTAGGAAACACAATTATTTATCATTCAATACAAATTGTGATTTGGATTTGATCATCCTGAGATACTACACAATAATAACATATAAGTAAAAATAGCCTGAAAATGCTACCACAAGCTCTCCCAAATGATCAAATTCATTTTAAAATGTCAGGACATTAACTAGAATAGTTTGACACCATCTCCTCCAAAACATAGAGAAAATATTTGCATCaaagttcaaaataaaaatcatataaTCAAGCTTTCTAAAGCTGCTTTATATTAAGAACAATATGTGAAATCAAGCACTCTAGCATGACATCCTACAtgactacaaaaaaaaaaaaaaaagaggatcaTATGTTAATCAAACCTTAGCCACACGAGTCATCACATCAAGAATCTCCTTGCAACTACGTAAGCTCAAATAGACTTGCATTCGCTCTGTCAAATCATCGAAACTGCATACGTCCTTCAgtgaattcttcaatggcaagTATATCGAATTCGAAAACCCCTCCCTACTCCCTGCATCATCTCCCCGCCATGTCAAATCCCTCTGCCGCTTCGGGTTCCGCCATGCCACATCAACTCCAACCTCTAACTCACCTCCGAGCCCACCTTCCCTCTTCCCCTTACCCACATTGCGATCACAATCTACCGTCAAATCACACCCACAAGACCTTGGATTTTCTAACAGAAAATTAAGCCAGACGGTGAGGGACTTGGAGAGAGACTTAAGCGACTGTTCCTTTACGATTTGAGCCTTGCGTGAAGACTTGGACTGCTCGAGCTCGAAGGCCTTGATCCTCCGGGCAGCAGCAGTCTTGTGCCGGGATGAGGAAGGAGCAAGAGAGGGTCGACCTCGTCTAAAAGAAGAAGACGTAGACCGCGGTGTTTGTTTGGATGCAGTGAAAAATTGAGAGGACGGGGAGGTAAGTTTGGATGCTTGGGAGGGGCGTTTAGGGgttttgaaatttgatatatCTTTCAGAAGCGAAGCGGAAGAAGAACACGGTAGGTAAGGTGACGGTGAGGGGCACGGGTGGTGGTTGACGTCCATAACGTCGTCGTTTCTAGCAGAAGAGTGTTCGGAGAATTTTGTCTGCGAGAGAACGAGATGGAGACGatggtttttgaaatttgaaatttgaaatgttgGTTGAAGGGAGGAAAGCGGTAACGTTCCGATGGGGGGCGTGCTAGGCACGTGAGGGAGTTCTCCGGAAGCTCgtgttttgaaatttgaaaataaaatgtttGGGCTGATTTTTCGGCCCAATGGACCACATCCATGAAAAGGACGGGATGCATTTCATCCATTTGGGCTATCTGGATTTTTCGTTTGAGCTCAGCTCATCCCTGATGTAACCTTGGGCCTTATTTCTATTTGGGCTGGACCAAAATCTCGAACCCCATCAACCATCGTTTATCGTTTTATATGTAAAACCCTAACACTCGCTCTGTCTCTCTGAACTAAAAAATTCGCACTCATTTCAATCTCTCTGTGTTTCACTAATGGCTATGTTCTCTCGATTGCGCGTAAACTTTCTTCATCGCCGCAAATTCTCCACAATTCTAGCCCCCGATTCCTCAACTCCACTCTCCTCCAAGCAGAAGTCACGCGCCGCTTTAACCCTTCTCAAATCCGAGTCTAACCCGGACCGAATCATAGAGATCTGCCGCGCCGCCTCACTTACCCCAGAGTCTCACCTGGACCGCGTTGCCTTCTCGATCGCGGTCTCCAAGCTATCCGAGTCTAACCGTTTCGACGCCATCCGCAGCTTCCTTGATGAGCTCAAGACCCGGCCCGATTTGAAGACCGAGCGCTTCGCAGCTCACTCAATCGTGCTTTATGGCCAGGCCAAAATGCTCGACCACGCCATCCGGACCTTCAAGGAATATCACGAGCTTGGTTCTTCCCGTCCTTCAGTCAAGATGTTGAATGCGTTGCTCTTCTCATGCGTGGTATCAAAGGATTACAAAGAGGTGAACCGGATTTTCGTCGAGTTCCCTAAAACTTATGGGGTCGCCCCTAATTTGGAGACGTATAATACAGTGATCAAGGCGTTCTGCGAGTCGGGTTCTGCAAGCTCGGTCTATTCAGTACTGGCAGAGATGGGTAGGAAGAAAGTGACCCCAAATGCGGCGACTTTTGGGATTATTCTAGCTGGATTTTATAGAGAGGAGAAGATTGATGATGTCCGGCAAATGTTGGAGATGATGAAGGAGAAGTATGGGATACACGCGGGGGTTGGTACCTATAACGTTAGAATCCACAGTCTATGTAAGCTGAAGAAGACTGGTGAAGCAAAGGCTTTGCTTGATGAGATGTTGTCCAGGGATATGAAGCCGAACTCCGTAACATATCATCATTTGATTCATGGGTTTTGCAGGGGAGGTGATTTGGAGACAGCCAAGAAGCTGTTTAAGGAAATGGCTGACAAGGGTTGCAAACCAGATAGTGAATGCTATTTTACCCTGGTTCACTATATGTGCCAAGATAAAGATTATGAGTCGGCTCTGAAATGTTGTAAAGAGAGCATTGAGAAGAATTGGGTGCCTAATTTTACGACAATGAAGTTGCTTGTAAATGGGCTTGCCAGCAGTTCCAAAGTGGAAGAAGCTCGGGAGCTTGTAGGGCAAATGAAGGAGAAGTTCCCAAAGACCTCAGAAATGTGGAATGAAATTGAAGCTGGTTTGCCGCAGTAGGAAGGATTACTTGGTATGCAATTTTGTGAAATTCAATATTTAGTCTGTTCTTTTTTGTTGGGCAAGCATTTGAATGCTGATGGGATTTGTTGAAATTTCTTAGCCTTGCACGCACCTCTGCTATTTGGCAGATGTTCATATGTTCCGGTCATGAATTCCATCTAATAACAGTGTACTAATCATATAAGCTGCAGGACCTCTGGGACCTATGTTGTATATGGGCGCCAATATACAATTGTTTGCCATCTTCTACTCTCTCAATTTGCAGTAAATTTGAATGCTTTATCACACAAACAGATAAACTTAAAAGCTAAAACTAGGGTTTCCTAGCAATCGAGGCAGATCTCTGCCGCAGGTATATTGAATAAGATTTGACATGAAGCGTTGAAAGGGCTGGGCTCAAACAAGCCCGGCCCACCATAACACTTAACCAAATAATCAACCCAATTAGGCCCCAA
This genomic window from Tripterygium wilfordii isolate XIE 37 chromosome 9, ASM1340144v1, whole genome shotgun sequence contains:
- the LOC120006163 gene encoding pentatricopeptide repeat-containing protein At1g61870, mitochondrial-like, coding for MAMFSRLRVNFLHRRKFSTILAPDSSTPLSSKQKSRAALTLLKSESNPDRIIEICRAASLTPESHLDRVAFSIAVSKLSESNRFDAIRSFLDELKTRPDLKTERFAAHSIVLYGQAKMLDHAIRTFKEYHELGSSRPSVKMLNALLFSCVVSKDYKEVNRIFVEFPKTYGVAPNLETYNTVIKAFCESGSASSVYSVLAEMGRKKVTPNAATFGIILAGFYREEKIDDVRQMLEMMKEKYGIHAGVGTYNVRIHSLCKLKKTGEAKALLDEMLSRDMKPNSVTYHHLIHGFCRGGDLETAKKLFKEMADKGCKPDSECYFTLVHYMCQDKDYESALKCCKESIEKNWVPNFTTMKLLVNGLASSSKVEEARELVGQMKEKFPKTSEMWNEIEAGLPQ